A window of the Gossypium hirsutum isolate 1008001.06 chromosome A05, Gossypium_hirsutum_v2.1, whole genome shotgun sequence genome harbors these coding sequences:
- the LOC107904343 gene encoding protein PIN-LIKES 3 — MGFLDLLLVALIPVIKVLFITGVGLFLALDHVNLLGPDARNHLNKIVFYVFGPALVATNLAQTITYESLVTLWFMPVNILLTFMIGSALAWLLIKITRTPKHLQGMVIGCCSAGNLGNLPLIIVPSVCEESNNPFGESSTCFSNAQAYASLSMATGAIFIWSYVYGIMRSYANNYKEAGLTININSSQKNSYSESDLETCREPLLPSKDWVAASDEYSVQQQPHGNFETQEKISALRKRFQCITMTMKKINLKEVFAPSAIAGMVGFFIGTVSPIRQILIGADAPLRVIENSINLLGDPTVACMTLLVGANLLKGLTRSDIRPSIIIGIIAVRNVFMPLLGIGVVKAAQHLGLVGTDALFQFVLMLQYALPPAMAVGTMTQLFQMGQSESSVIMLWTYVVAAFSLTLWSTVFMWLLF; from the exons ATGGGATTCCTTGATCTACTCCTTGTGGCACTGATTCCGGTTATAAAAGTGCTTTTCATTACCGGAGTTGGCTTGTTTCTTGCTTTAGATCATGTCAATCTGTTGGGACCAGACGCCAGAAACCATTTGAACAAA ATTGTATTCTATGTGTTTGGCCCTGCACTTGTGGCAACGAACTTGGCTCAAACCATAACCTATGAAAGCTTAGTGACATT GTGGTTCATGCCGGTGAATATTTTGCTCACATTCATGATTGGGTCAGCACTTGCTTGGCTTCTTATAAAAATCACTAGAACTCCTAAACACCTCCAAGGCATGGTCATTGGTTGTTGTTCTGCTG GGAATTTAGGAAATTTGCCACTCATTATAGTTCCTTCAGTCTGTGAGGAATCAAATAATCCATTTGGAGAATCATCCACTTGTTTTTCAAATGCCCAGGCCTATGCTTCACTGTCTATGGCG ACAGGAGCCATCTTTATATGGTCATATGTGTATGGCATTATGCGTTCATACGCAAACAACTACAAAGAAGCTGGGTTAACCATCAACATCAACTCTTCACAAAAAAATTCCTACTCGGAATCAGATTTGGAAACTTGCCGAGAACCTTTACTACCCTCAAAGGATTGGGTTGCTGCTTCAGATGAATATTCAGTACAACAACAGCCTCACGGCAATTTTGAAACACAAGAAAAG aTTTCAGCTTTGAGGAAGAGATTTCAATGCATAACTATGACCATGAAGAAGATTAACCTAAAGGAAGTGTTTGCACCATCAGCAATTGCAGGA ATGGTTGGATTCTTCATCGGGACAGTCTCACCAATCCGACAAATCCTAATTGGTGCCGATGCTCCTCTTCGTGTTATCGAGAATTCTATAAATTTGCTTGG GGACCCAACAGTTGCATGTATGACCTTGCTGGTGGGAGCAAATCTTCTAAAAG GTTTAACAAGATCAGATATTCGTCCTTCAATCATTATAGGGATAATAGCTGTGAGGAACGTATTCATGCCTCTCTTGGGCATCGGTGTTGTTAAAGCTGCACAGCATTTGGGCTTGGTTGGAACAGACGCCTTGTTCCAGTTTGTTCTAATGCTTCAGTATGCCCTTCCGCCTGCCATGGCTGTAG GCACAATGACACAACTATTTCAGATGGGTCAAAGTGAAAGTTCAGTAATAATGCTATGGACATATGTTGTAGCAGCATTCTCCCTCACCCTTTGGTCAACGGTTTTCATGTggcttttattttga
- the LOC107904342 gene encoding protein PIN-LIKES 3 — protein MGFLNIFIVALMPVLKVILMTGIGLFIALDRIKLLGPEANHHLNNIVFYVLSPAIAASSLAETITFQSFITLWFMPLNILLTFVFGSILAWLLIKITKTPKHLRGIVIGCCSAGNLGNLPLIMVPAVCEEANNPFGDPSVCSLLARPYASLSLAMGGILIWSYVFGMMRLYTNEGTENDTPSETVAVSSTELAVLPSTNAHTISMHPTPFDAKIVKMSAWKKIMQQMKTISKKIDLKKVFAPTAVAAIVGFIIGIVSPIRKLMIGNKAPLRVIDSTAYMFGEAAIPCMTLIMGANLLRGLKGSEVSRSVIIGIIAVRSILLPALGIGVVMAARNWGLIGSENKLYQFVLMLQFAVPPAMAVGTMTQFFQLGQCETSVIMLWTYVVAAFSLTLWSTFFMWILA, from the exons ATGGGGTTTCTAAATATCTTCATTGTAGCGCTGATGCCAGTTCTTAAGGTAATATTGATGACTGGAATTGGCCTCTTCATTGCTTTGGATCGCATAAAGCTCTTGGGGCCTGAAGCAAACCACCATTTGAACAAT ATTGTATTCTATGTGTTAAGTCCTGCAATTGCCGCCTCCAGCTTAGCTGAAACTATCACGTTCCAAAGTTTCATTACATT GTGGTTCATGCCATTGAATATTCTGCTCACATTCGTCTTCGGTTCAATACTGGCTTGGCTTCTcatcaaaatcactaaaactCCTAAACATTTGCGGGGCATTGTCATTGGTTGCTGTTCTGCCG GAAATCTAGGGAATCTGCCCTTGATTATGGTTCCAGCAGTGTGCGAGGAGGCAAATAATCCATTTGGAGATCCATCTGTTTGTTCCTTACTTGCTAGGCCGTATGCTTCACTATCTTTAGCG ATGGGAGGGATATTAATATGGTCATACGTGTTTGGTATGATGCGGCTGTATACAAATGAAGGCACTGAAAATGACACCCCTTCTGAAACAGTTGCAGTGAGTTCCACTGAATTAGCTGTTCTTCCTTCAACTAATGcccataccatttcaatgcatccTACCCCTTTCGATGCCAAAATCGTAAAG ATGTCAGCTTGGAAGAAAATAATGCAGCAGATGAAGACCATTTCCAAAAAGATTGACCTAAAGAAAGTATTTGCACCTACAGCAGTAGCTGCG ATTGTTGGGTTTATAATCGGGATAGTGTCTCCAATCCGAAAACTAATGATTGGAAACAAAGCTCCACTTCGTGTAATTGACAGCACTGCATATATGTTCGG GGAGGCAGCAATTCCATGTATGACCTTGATAATGGGAGCAAACCTTTTGAGAG GTCTAAAAGGATCGGAGGTGAGTCGAAGTGTGATAATAGGGATAATAGCAGTGAGGAGCATATTGTTGCCGGCGTTGGGGATCGGTGTGGTTATGGCTGCTCGCAATTGGGGGTTGATTGGATCAGAGAATAAGTTATATCAATTCGTTCTTATGCTTCAATTTGCTGTTCCACCTGCAATGGCCGTAG GTACCATGACACAATTTTTTCAGCTGGGTCAATGTGAAACATCAGTGATAATGCTTTGGACTTATGTAGTAGCAGCATTCTCCCTCACACTTTGGTCTACCTTCTTCATGTGGATTCTGGCTTAA